One genomic segment of Oncorhynchus mykiss isolate Arlee chromosome 10, USDA_OmykA_1.1, whole genome shotgun sequence includes these proteins:
- the LOC110533789 gene encoding gap junction delta-2 protein-like — MTMGEWTILERLLEAAVQQHSTMIGRILLTVVVIFRILIVGIVGEKVYEDEQIMFICNTMQPGCNQACYDKAFPISHIRFWVFQIILVCTPSLCFITYSVHQSAKQRDRSYSMLHPYIDHGHASHHSRGGDHHARKLRNINGILVQNPDSGKEEQDLEVKEIPNVPRGLTQAKSSKVRRQEGISRFYVIQVVFRNVLEIGFLAGQYFLYGFNVPGMFECDRYPCVKEVECYVSRPTEKTVFLIFMFAVSGICVLLNLAELNHLGWRKIKTAVRGVQARRKSICEVRKKDVSHVSQAPNLGRTQSSESAYV, encoded by the coding sequence gaTCCTGCTGACTGTAGTAGTGATCTTCCGTATTTTGATAGTAGGTATAGTGGGTGAAAAAGTCTACGAGGACGAGCAGATAATGTTCATCTGCAACACTATGCAGCCGGGCTGCAACCAGGCCTGCTACGACAAGGCCTTCCCCATATCCCACATCCGCTTCTGGGTCTTCCAGATCATCTTGGTGTGTACGCCCAGTCTATGCTTCATCACCTACTCTGTGCACCAGTCCGCCAAGCAGCGTGACCGCAGTTACTCCATGCTGCACCCCTACATAGACCACGGTCATGCAAGTCACCACAGTCGCGGAGGCGACCACCACGCCCGCAAGCTGCGCAACATCAACGGTATCCTGGTGCAAAACCCCGACAGCggcaaggaggagcaggacctGGAGGTCAAGGAGATCCCAAATGTACCCCGGGGGCTCACGCAGGCCAAGAGCTCCAAGGTGCGGCGGCAGGAGGGCATCTCCCGCTTCTACGTCATCCAGGTGGTGTTTCGTAACGTGCTGGAGATCGGCTTCCTGGCAGGCCAGTACTTCCTGTATGGCTTCAACGTGCCAGGGATGTTTGAGTGTGACCGTTACCCCTGCGTGAAGGAGGTGGAGTGTTACGTGTCACGCCCCACAGAGAAGACGGTGTTCCTGATCTTCATGTTTGCGGTGAGCGGCATCTGTGTGCTGCTCAACCTGGCCGAGCTCAACCACCTGGGCTGGAGGAAGATCAAGACGGCCGTCAGGGGTGTTCAGGCCCGCAGGAAGTCCATCTGTGAGGTGCGTAAGAAGGACGTGTCGCATGTGTCCCAGGCTCCCAACCTGGGCAGGACCCAGTCCAGTGAGTCAGCCTATGTCTGA